From Fusarium fujikuroi IMI 58289 draft genome, chromosome FFUJ_chr07, a single genomic window includes:
- a CDS encoding probable DNA replication regulator SLD2 yields the protein MDENLRAAYESQSQQLRIDLKTWETEWAKTHEGTKPGRGDIKANEDIALKYKQYNKVRDILSGKIPPPSKEPKKRKSDTLPAQTPTKRTKNTQTPSKNRTQDHDEELMNTPAISRKLFSPASVTSVGPTPQRDGRVLGLFDLLVEKELGTPSKQDSATKSGSTRKVDATPSKRSAAMDDEENDRLGRTPMSSSKRQRLNHFMTPLKNKDGNKDAVTPSSVSKLQFDTPAFLKRNTLPVLDENGDFDAPAPLRLPRKPFTRGLSEIVASLRKVEEENLDDDLDALRDAEEEGMGEPRPKTLFPSKPKDDILVEDTQTRQLPLGGFDDEALYDSPVEEDGNPTRVYKKKGQKRTTRMVKMRPTRTKRPENMGENPQSDIENDETQAGGEDAGSDFEEVKEKKPTQKKEGTVKKAARKVNELAHANFQRLKLRNHGAKGGPGFNSRFRRRR from the exons ATGGACGAAAACTTGAGAGCAGCTTATGAAAGTCAATCACAGCAACTGCGCATCGACTTGAAGACCTGGGAGACAGAATGGGCAAAGACACACGAGGGCACGAAGCCAGGAAGAGGAGacatcaaggccaacgaAGACATCG CTTTGAAATATAAACAATACAACAAGGTTCGAGATATACTCTCGGGCAAAATCCCACCTCCCTCGAAGGAACCAAAGAAGCGGAAATCCGATACTCTACCAGCACAAACACCCACCAAACGTACCAAAAACACCCAGACTCCCTCCAAGAACCGTACACAAGACCATGATGAGGAACTCATGAACACCCCAGCCATATCGCGAAAGCTGTTCAGTCCCGCGTCGGTGACCTCAGTGGGTCCAACACCACAAAGAGATGGTCGCGTGCTTGGCCTCTTTGACTTATTGGTAGAGAAGGAGCTAGGAACACCGTCGAAACAAGATTCTGCGACCAAATCAGGGTCCACACGAAAGGTCGATGCAACTCCGAGCAAGCGATCAGCTGCCATggatgacgaggagaacGACAGACTTGGCCGAACCCCTATGTCATCCAGTAAACGACAAAGACTGAACCACTTCATGACCCcgttgaagaacaaggatgGAAACAAGGACGCCGTTACGCCCTCTTCGGTCTCGAAACTCCAATTCGACACACCCGCGTTCTTGAAACGCAATACTCTACCGGTTCTTGACGAGAATGGCGATTTTGATGCCCCAGCACCCCTGCGGCTACCGCGCAAGCCTTTCACACGAGGTCTCAGTGAAATTGTGGCGAGTCTTCGAaaggtggaagaggagaacTTGGACGACGACTTGGACGCATTGCGCgacgctgaagaagaaggaatggGTGAACCTAGACCCAAGACGTTATTCCCGTCGAAACCAAAGGATGATATTCTGGTTGAGGACACTCAGACACGGCAATTACCACTTGGTGGtttcgatgatgaagccTTGTACGACAGCCCAGTAGAGGAAGATGGTAACCCGACTAGAGTGTATAAGAAGAAAGGTCAGAAGCGAACTACAAGAATGGTCAAGATGCGTCCAACTCGAACCAAGCGACCGGAGAACATGGGAGAGAATCCTCAGAGTGATATCGAGAACGATGAAACGCAAGCTGGTGGTGAAGATGCTGGATCTGATTTCGAGGAAgtaaaggagaagaagcccacacagaagaaggagggcaCTGTGAAGAAGGCCGCGCGAAAGGTCAATGAGCTGGCTCACGCAAACTTCCAACGGCTGAAGCTTAGGAACCACGGAGCAAAGGGTGGTCCTGGATTTAATAGTAGATtccgacgacgaagatga
- a CDS encoding related to RING finger domain protein → METDQNTADLQRQVLQSTLDEIATRQEDATDCCVICLESISEACEAIPCQHKNFDYLCLLSWLEQSPKCPLCKAVISQVRHGLDGPIANTYTVPEPASEPRAPQIGHPRLALPPRSRRRHLHHRPYPRQPRYVTASSNPSDEIAKRRDVYRHNRYSKHVGSNRLSRYRELTPAAFCSDSDLVSRARMWIRRELQVFSFLNPDADQTEPRPDGNSQRDAVARRRANNAEFLLEYIIAILKSVDIMGSAGQAEEMISDFLGRDSTRLFLHELRAWLRSPYTKLADWDRAVQYDLSAPSSPRAESGGVGSSNQAQRQSKNVNARNWVTSRRQGDFYRPRGREQRAREVYRHKPYGRPHRD, encoded by the coding sequence ATGGAAACAGACCAAAACACAGCTGATCTCCAACGCCAAGTCTTACAAAGCACCCTTGACGAAATAGCGACCAGGCAAGAAGACGCCACCGACTGTTGCGTCATCTGCCTCGAAAGCATCTCTGAAGCTTGTGAGGCTATTCCTTGTCAACACAAAAACTTTGATTATCTCTGCCTTCTCAGCTGGCTTGAGCAATCACCGAAGTGCCCGCTCTGCAAAGCTGTCATCTCACAAGTTCGCCACGGCCTCGATGGACCTATCGCAAACACATACACTGTGCCCGAGCCTGCGTCAGAGCCCCGAGCACCACAGATTGGACACCCAAGACTTGCGCTCCCTCCCCGTTCCCGCCGGCGTCACTTACACCATCGTCCATATCCCCGTCAACCACGATACGTAACCGCCAGCTCGAATCCTTCAGATGAGATCGCGAAGCGGAGGGATGTGTATCGCCACAACAGATACTCTAAACATGTCGGGTCGAATCGCTTGTCTCGATACCGCGAACTGACACCAGCAGCATTTTGCTCAGATAGCGACTTGGTCTCTCGTGCACGAATGTGGATTCGTCGAGAGCTGCAAGTGTTTTCCTTCTTAAACCCCGATGCCGACCAGACAGAACCAAGACCCGATGGGAATTCACAGAGAGATGCAGTtgccagaagaagagccaacAATGCTGAGTTCCTCCTCGAATACATCATTGCGATTTTGAAATCCGTGGATATCATGGGCAGTGCTGGCCAAGCCGAGGAGATGATTTCGGATTTTCTGGGCCGAGATAGCACGCGGCTCTTCCTGCACGAGCTAAGAGCATGGCTTAGAAGTCCATATACAAAGCTTGCGGACTGGGATAGGGCTGTTCAATACGACCTATCTGCACCAAGCAGCCCTAGAGCTGAATCTGGAGGGGTTGGCAGTTCAAACCAAGCCCAACGCCAGTCTAAGAACGTCAACGCACGTAATTGGGTCACATCACGAAGACAGGGAGACTTTTATCGTCCCCGGGGCCGAGAACAGCGAGCCCGAGAAGTGTATAGACACAAACCATACGGAAGACCGCATAGAGATTAG